From a region of the Seleniivibrio woodruffii genome:
- a CDS encoding nitrogenase component 1, which translates to MSYYELKQPPKREDRLNACIAHGSSVCGMGNKKGKACLMQDGERGFQQGSICLLLPALGMLNSMPGNVVLLHSSLGCSTATHSQNGSVRYGNLARTGKLTDVIWASTALNETDVISGGEEKLSEAIKEIDARYKPYCITVVSACVPGIIGDDIDAVIQNVQPEVDAVLLPVHCEGFRTKIWATAYDAVYHGISRTLFSGKLGDVSKIREDLKLPRLEKTINIMNVSSMGRIDELELERLVKKIGLEANIFPVYAHPQSFVKASQAALSVSTCPTHDDYFLDYLKERFDVPYTLAHMPIGIENTGLWLKDIADRLGLGAEAETVIKEEETALHKALAQFKEYFKGKRVFVSAGEFRALSTSLLLEELGFEVVGIRSFHHDAFADNEYEKLNRSAKSDYVVNIANVQPFEEANLLKKLKPDLFLGHTNGNATAAKLGIPTHPIYYSGIAYIGYAGAYQLAKRLYRLLKNPSFNRNLSKHVTLPYKQEWYSESPFAYIKGGNSDG; encoded by the coding sequence ATGAGTTACTACGAACTGAAGCAGCCCCCGAAAAGGGAGGACAGACTCAACGCATGTATCGCCCATGGTTCGTCCGTTTGCGGCATGGGAAACAAAAAGGGAAAAGCCTGTCTGATGCAGGACGGCGAGCGTGGATTTCAGCAGGGGTCAATATGCCTTCTGCTGCCAGCTCTCGGCATGCTGAACAGCATGCCCGGCAACGTTGTTCTCCTGCACAGCTCGCTGGGATGCTCCACGGCAACGCACTCGCAAAACGGCAGTGTACGCTACGGCAACCTCGCCCGAACAGGTAAGCTGACCGACGTCATCTGGGCATCCACAGCTCTCAACGAAACCGATGTGATAAGCGGCGGAGAAGAGAAGCTCAGCGAAGCCATAAAAGAGATAGACGCACGCTATAAACCCTACTGCATAACCGTTGTGTCGGCATGTGTTCCCGGAATAATCGGCGACGATATCGACGCCGTGATCCAGAACGTTCAGCCGGAGGTGGATGCTGTGCTCCTGCCTGTCCATTGCGAAGGCTTCCGCACAAAAATATGGGCAACGGCCTACGATGCGGTATACCACGGCATAAGCCGCACCCTCTTTTCAGGGAAACTGGGCGATGTCTCAAAGATCCGTGAGGATCTGAAACTGCCCAGACTTGAAAAAACCATCAATATCATGAACGTCTCCTCAATGGGACGAATAGACGAGCTGGAGCTTGAAAGACTGGTGAAAAAGATAGGTCTTGAGGCTAATATTTTTCCCGTCTACGCCCATCCCCAGAGCTTTGTGAAGGCATCACAGGCGGCTCTCTCCGTAAGCACATGCCCCACCCACGACGACTATTTCCTCGACTATCTGAAAGAGCGTTTCGACGTGCCATACACCCTCGCCCACATGCCCATCGGAATTGAAAACACCGGATTGTGGCTGAAGGATATCGCCGACAGACTGGGACTTGGCGCAGAGGCCGAAACCGTGATAAAGGAAGAAGAGACAGCTCTGCATAAGGCATTGGCTCAGTTCAAAGAATATTTTAAAGGCAAGAGGGTGTTTGTGAGTGCGGGAGAGTTCCGTGCGCTGTCAACCTCACTGCTTCTTGAAGAATTGGGTTTCGAAGTGGTCGGCATACGGTCGTTCCATCACGATGCCTTTGCCGACAACGAATATGAAAAACTGAACAGGTCCGCCAAAAGCGACTATGTTGTCAATATAGCAAACGTTCAGCCGTTTGAAGAGGCCAATCTGCTGAAAAAGCTGAAGCCCGACCTCTTTCTCGGTCACACTAACGGAAACGCCACAGCGGCGAAACTAGGAATCCCCACCCACCCGATCTATTATTCCGGTATCGCCTACATAGGCTACGCCGGAGCTTATCAGCTGGCAAAGAGGCTTTACAGACTTCTGAAGAACCCCTCATTCAACAGAAACCTGTCGAAGCATGTCACACTTCCCTATAAGCAGGAATGGTACAGCGAAAGCCCCTTTGCCTACATTAAAGGAGGAAACTCAGATGGCTGA
- a CDS encoding DMT family transporter produces the protein MLGFLFIIFSAFTHSLWNILLKRAENKYAFNFYMHFANILFFTAIYPIVFPEYLYFEKGVVITAFIASIFFSTYHILVSSAYKYSDVSLVYPLTTASPFFIVIWAVIFLKEHLTVMGLSGIILTVLGTAVLNRTKGKWGEFGKGAAFALAAAFFYSFGALMDKKGVSGANFILYVYSMSLFMTMFIFVYSIRSGEITFNYVKKDKWWVIFAGLVVFGSFISYRYGLNMVNLSYASALRQVSSLFGAVMGIIFFKEKLTVYKMLGTLIIMAGIMFIKIGM, from the coding sequence ATGCTTGGATTTCTTTTTATAATTTTTAGTGCTTTCACCCACTCGCTCTGGAATATACTGCTGAAAAGGGCAGAAAATAAATATGCATTCAATTTTTACATGCATTTTGCAAATATTCTGTTCTTTACGGCTATATACCCTATAGTATTTCCGGAATATTTGTACTTCGAAAAAGGAGTGGTGATAACGGCTTTCATCGCCTCCATTTTTTTCTCAACCTACCATATCCTCGTTTCCAGCGCCTACAAATATTCTGATGTATCATTGGTTTATCCGCTCACCACAGCATCGCCGTTTTTCATTGTGATCTGGGCTGTGATTTTTCTTAAAGAACATCTGACAGTTATGGGTCTCTCAGGCATCATTTTAACAGTTTTGGGAACAGCTGTTCTAAACCGCACCAAGGGTAAGTGGGGTGAATTTGGAAAAGGCGCTGCGTTTGCTCTTGCCGCAGCATTCTTTTATTCCTTCGGCGCACTGATGGACAAGAAAGGCGTGTCTGGAGCCAATTTCATCCTATACGTCTATTCAATGTCATTGTTTATGACAATGTTCATATTTGTTTATTCTATACGCAGTGGCGAAATAACGTTTAATTATGTAAAAAAAGATAAATGGTGGGTTATTTTTGCAGGGCTTGTTGTATTCGGGTCATTTATTTCCTACCGATACGGGCTTAACATGGTAAACCTTTCCTACGCATCTGCTCTCAGACAGGTCAGCTCACTGTTCGGAGCTGTCATGGGTATCATTTTTTTCAAGGAAAAACTGACTGTTTATAAGATGTTAGGCACTCTGATCATCATGGCGGGCATAATGTTTATCAAAATTGGCATGTAA
- a CDS encoding citrate (Si)-synthase, whose product MGLKEVLKQKIDAHRPRTTKLLKEFGNVKLGEYTIEQCIGGGRGIKSLVTDISYLDPMEGIRFRGLTIDEVMTKLPKPDGKDYPYVEGFWYFLLTGDVPTKEQALEVVADFKSRAQVPQYVFDVLRAMPRDEHPMTLFSTAILVMQRESKFCKFYNAGFNKMTAWDSMYEDATDILAKLPEIAAYIYRMKYKGDTPIAPDYSLDFGGNFAHMMGIKPPYDDVARMYFILHSDHESGNVSAHTTHLVASALSDAYLSLSAGLNGLAGPLHGLANQEVLSWIQEVYRKLGGKVPTKEDLVKFLWDTLNSGAVIPGYGHAVLRKTDPRYTSQREYCLKYMPDDELFKIVSMIYEVAPGILQEHGKAKNPWPNVDSQSGVIQWYYGLTEYDFYTVLFGVGRAFGVLANITWDRALGYAIERPKSVTTAMLEEVAGIK is encoded by the coding sequence ATGGGACTTAAAGAAGTACTCAAGCAGAAAATCGATGCTCACCGCCCCAGAACGACCAAACTCCTTAAAGAGTTCGGCAACGTTAAACTCGGCGAATACACAATAGAGCAGTGTATCGGCGGCGGCAGAGGAATTAAATCTCTCGTTACGGATATCTCCTACCTCGACCCTATGGAAGGCATACGTTTCCGTGGACTTACTATTGATGAAGTAATGACAAAACTCCCCAAACCCGATGGCAAAGACTACCCCTATGTCGAAGGTTTCTGGTATTTCCTCCTTACAGGCGATGTTCCCACTAAAGAGCAGGCTCTTGAAGTTGTTGCCGATTTCAAATCCCGCGCTCAGGTTCCCCAGTACGTTTTCGATGTGCTCAGAGCTATGCCCAGAGACGAGCACCCCATGACACTTTTCTCAACTGCAATACTTGTTATGCAGCGTGAGTCTAAATTCTGCAAATTCTACAACGCCGGCTTCAATAAAATGACAGCTTGGGACAGCATGTATGAAGACGCTACCGATATTCTGGCTAAACTGCCTGAAATCGCAGCATATATCTACAGAATGAAATACAAAGGCGATACTCCCATCGCTCCCGACTACAGCCTCGATTTCGGCGGCAACTTCGCTCATATGATGGGCATCAAGCCTCCCTATGACGATGTTGCAAGAATGTACTTCATCCTTCACTCCGACCATGAGTCAGGCAACGTTTCCGCACACACAACTCACCTTGTTGCGTCTGCGCTTTCCGATGCATACCTTTCTCTGTCTGCCGGTCTGAACGGTCTTGCAGGTCCTCTTCACGGTCTTGCTAACCAGGAAGTTCTTTCATGGATTCAGGAAGTTTACAGAAAACTCGGCGGAAAAGTTCCCACTAAGGAAGATCTTGTTAAATTCCTTTGGGACACTCTGAACAGCGGCGCAGTTATCCCCGGATACGGCCACGCAGTTCTCAGAAAAACCGACCCCAGATACACTTCTCAGCGTGAATACTGCCTTAAGTATATGCCCGATGATGAACTGTTCAAAATCGTTTCCATGATCTATGAAGTTGCCCCCGGCATCCTTCAGGAGCATGGAAAAGCCAAAAACCCCTGGCCCAACGTTGACTCTCAGTCCGGCGTTATCCAGTGGTACTACGGCCTTACAGAATATGACTTCTACACAGTTCTGTTCGGCGTCGGCCGTGCATTCGGTGTTCTTGCGAACATCACTTGGGACAGAGCTCTCGGCTACGCTATCGAGCGTCCCAAATCAGTTACTACAGCTATGCTTGAGGAAGTTGCAGGTATTAAATAA
- a CDS encoding nitrogenase component 1, producing the protein MAEHFIERPRYSCALGGAFFTSTALPETVSIVHSGSGCAGSFAWGQNGGSGCQVSGHCAALAAAGTNVQEHEVVFGGEDRLKEEIEGTLKVLDGKLYLVLTGCVTEIIGDDVNAVINEFKEVGVEIAAALTGGFKGSSYKGYDIVLKALIKDFVKPAQEKIPNRVNIFGIVPFVDPFWRGNLEGIRDLLRGAGIEANVFFTPDSKLADLEYSASASLNVVVSGVYGIDPAAEFERIHKTPYTSLPLPIGAAASASFVRAVSSALGIDSESYIESETEKYYKYLELLTDCYTDLDFQRYALVVGDSNYSVAVTKFLANEVGWVPVLAQCTDILTPEEQDRIKELLADGITSDVHVVFDTDGSQSAVHLKEIWDENRHGVYANTFSPAFVAGSSLERATAEQLGAGHLSISFPVSNRVIINRGYTGFKGGLTLSEDLLSVLVSPR; encoded by the coding sequence ATGGCTGAACACTTTATAGAACGTCCAAGATATTCATGTGCTCTCGGCGGAGCATTTTTCACCTCTACGGCACTTCCCGAAACGGTATCTATCGTCCACTCCGGTTCGGGTTGTGCCGGATCCTTCGCATGGGGGCAGAACGGCGGAAGCGGATGTCAGGTCAGCGGCCACTGTGCGGCTCTGGCGGCTGCTGGTACGAACGTTCAGGAACACGAAGTGGTCTTCGGCGGAGAGGATCGCCTGAAAGAAGAGATAGAAGGCACTCTTAAAGTTCTGGACGGAAAGCTCTATCTGGTACTTACGGGGTGCGTCACGGAGATAATCGGAGATGATGTTAATGCCGTCATAAACGAATTTAAAGAGGTCGGGGTTGAGATTGCCGCCGCCCTCACCGGAGGATTCAAAGGCAGTTCATACAAAGGGTATGACATAGTTCTGAAAGCCCTGATAAAGGACTTCGTTAAACCAGCACAGGAGAAAATACCCAACAGGGTCAATATCTTCGGCATAGTTCCCTTCGTAGATCCTTTCTGGCGTGGAAACCTTGAAGGCATAAGAGACCTGCTCAGGGGTGCCGGAATAGAGGCGAACGTTTTCTTTACGCCGGATTCAAAGCTAGCAGACCTTGAATATTCGGCGTCTGCATCTCTGAACGTTGTGGTTTCAGGCGTGTACGGAATCGACCCTGCGGCGGAGTTTGAAAGAATACATAAAACTCCCTACACCTCACTGCCCCTGCCCATAGGCGCAGCGGCTTCGGCATCGTTCGTGCGTGCGGTATCCTCCGCTCTGGGGATAGATTCCGAAAGCTACATAGAGAGCGAGACAGAAAAATATTACAAATATCTGGAACTGCTCACCGACTGCTACACCGATCTGGACTTTCAGCGTTATGCGTTGGTGGTGGGCGACTCGAACTACTCGGTGGCTGTAACAAAATTTCTGGCAAACGAGGTAGGCTGGGTTCCTGTTCTGGCTCAATGCACGGATATCCTCACTCCGGAAGAACAGGACAGGATAAAAGAACTGCTGGCAGACGGCATAACTTCCGACGTCCACGTTGTTTTCGATACGGACGGCAGTCAATCGGCTGTGCATCTTAAAGAAATATGGGATGAAAACCGACACGGAGTATATGCGAACACCTTCTCTCCGGCATTCGTTGCGGGCAGTTCTCTGGAAAGAGCCACAGCCGAACAGCTGGGCGCAGGACATCTGAGCATATCGTTTCCAGTGTCCAACAGAGTTATAATCAACAGGGGATACACAGGTTTTAAAGGGGGACTGACTCTGTCAGAGGATCTCTTAAGCGTTCTTGTCTCCCCAAGATAG